The segment ACGCTGTTCGCCGACGTCGAGCTGGTCGGTCAGGCCGAGCTCGCCCGGCTGGAGATCATGGGGCTGGACGTCGAGAACGAGGAGAGGAACACAGGCCTGCTGTCGCAGCCCTGCGCGGCCCTGCGTGGAACACGCTGCGGCATCTACGCCCATCGTCCGAAGTGTTGTCGCGTGTTCCAGTGCCATCTCCTACAGAACGCCCAGCGCGGAGCCGTGACGGTCGAGCGAGCCTTGGAGCAGATCGCGGACGCCCGGCAGCAGATCACGCAAGTGAGAGCCATGCTGGGCCGTTTGGGAAATCGCGACGAGGGCCTGCCCATCAAGGAGCGATGCGCGGAGACGCTCGCCGGAGAAGGCGGCAAGACTCCCGCGGCGATCAAAGACCGCGCGGACCTCGAGGCC is part of the Candidatus Eisenbacteria bacterium genome and harbors:
- a CDS encoding YkgJ family cysteine cluster protein, which translates into the protein TLFADVELVGQAELARLEIMGLDVENEERNTGLLSQPCAALRGTRCGIYAHRPKCCRVFQCHLLQNAQRGAVTVERALEQIADARQQITQVRAMLGRLGNRDEGLPIKERCAETLAGEGGKTPAAIKDRADLEAAMATLERTIWNKFLGSGKRRD